One Brassica napus cultivar Da-Ae chromosome A5, Da-Ae, whole genome shotgun sequence DNA window includes the following coding sequences:
- the BNAA05G34660D gene encoding uncharacterized protein BNAA05G34660D has translation MASFDVKTIVKDKRFWAASFLIAWAAGLQGHIMWLQRQDSFKQKFGTIDEENQK, from the exons ATGGCGAGCTTCGATGTGAAGACGATAGTCAAGGACAAGAGATTCTGGGCAGCTTCCTTCCTCATCGCCTGGGCTGCTGGTCTCCAG GGGCACATAATGTGGCTGCAGAGGCAAGATTCATTTAAGCAAAAATTCGGAACGATCGATGAAGAAAACCAGAAATGA
- the LOC106454662 gene encoding F-box protein At2g39490, with the protein MSEQKQDILSSLPLELLLYIISFLPFDSARLTPFVSTRFRSVWNQALLVAHTHNGSIEAISRFIHNFDEHVPSKNTRKMELHFDKSTFVSTILAPNNVMHMSFFFSDGSKEEDSFCWRIETNDQIPKRVESSGFLVKTLCLDSVYSLTHEVVSSMVLDFSSLENLKICGCKGLTSLTIDSPAKLIHLSISGCPKLRCLDIRSSKLKTLHYQGFLPMIKIHEHFNLTNAIFDVRQGPVYCNNALDIGPLLLIIKNSQSLTLCRWMFEELIKPSISSSWTSFKFYKLHELRWIDNSMKQENTNSLISFLKLCPSVERIFITIDSNTYSSKEETSVDIDYGSKHARVPRNLELVKLEGSKSEEDKNQLILALQEVVDINQPLLILSSFS; encoded by the exons ATGTCCGAACAAAAACAAGACATCCTCTCTAGCTTACCACTAGAGCTTCTCCTCTACATCATCAGCTTCCTCCCTTTCGACTCCGCAAGACTAACCCCTTTCGTCTCCACAAGGTTTAGGTCCGTTTGGAACCAAGCCTTACTCGTTGCACACACCCATAACGGCTCCATCGAGGCAATCTCTCGCTTCATCCACAACTTCGACGAACACGTTCCGTCTAAAAACACTCGGAAGATGGAGTTACACTTCGACAAGTCAACCTTCGTGTCAACCATCCTCGCACCCAATAACGTCATGCATATGAGTTTCTTCTTCTCTGATGGTTCCAAGGAAGAAGATAGCTTCTGCTGGCGTATTGAGACTAACGATCAGATCCCAAAACGTGTCGAGTCAAGTGGTTTCTTGGTGAAGACGCTTTGTTTAGACTCGGTGTATTCGTTAACACACGAGGTCGTTTCCTCCATGGTGTTGGATTTTTCTTCCCTTGAGAACCTCAAGATATGTGGTTGCAAGGGGTTGACTTCTCTCACTATTGATTCACCAGCGAAGCTTATTCACTTGTCGATCTCGGGTTGCCCGAAGCTGAGATGTCTCGATATAAGATCATCTAAGCTTAAAACTCTTCATTACCAAGGGTTTCTACCTATGATCAAGATCCATGAACATTTTAACTTGACCAATGCGATCTTTGATGTACGACAAGGACCAGTGTATTGCAACAATGCTTTAGACATCGGTCCTCTCTTGCTGATCATCAAGAACTCTCAATCTCTTACACTTTGCAGATGGATGTTCGAG GAACTAATTAAACCATCTATATCATCTTCTTGGACATCATTCAAATTCTACAAGTTACATGAGTTGAGGTGGATTGATAACTCGATGAAACAAGAAAACACCAATTCACTAATCTCTTTTCTTAAACTTTGTCCTTCTGTCGAGCGCATCTTCATTACC atcgATTCAAATACGTATAGTTCAAAGGAAGAAACGAGTGTTGATATTGACTATGGGAGCAAGCATGCAAGAGTACCAAGGAACTTAGAACTGGTCAAGTTGGAAGGATCAAAGAGTGAAGAGGACAAGAATCAACTAATATTGGCGCTACAGGAGGTAGTCGATATCAATCAGCCTCTGCTTATACTGTCTTCATTTTCTTGA